One part of the Streptomyces lydicus genome encodes these proteins:
- a CDS encoding YncE family protein produces the protein MQQSPRAGREGEVLAVVSQSGPTVSFFDAASDRRLGAVEIAAEPHELCFDPTQRLLWCTTTYHSGYYHANTGRRTELTVIDPDTRRIVEVVDLAPEHGPHGLALDTARRRLYVSVEGSADRPGGVVVIDTETRRPLGRIDTDAPGPHWFALDPTGRTGYATNKEAPFVSVVDLERGVLTAKVEVPGSEGLAVSAAHAYVAAPYLGSLSPDAEDSPATGIRVIDARTASVTDILPTDNVVLPVHLTSTGMLLAGEIGSQPDPVSPFGRPAPGHLTVFSTDTRKQVGRLEVGIFPLTVTSSPDGRLAYVACAVSSTVHVIDLETLQGLARLDIPKLGEPGAHGLAYVPRPA, from the coding sequence ATGCAGCAGTCCCCCCGCGCCGGCCGAGAAGGCGAGGTGCTGGCCGTGGTCAGCCAGAGCGGGCCGACGGTCTCGTTCTTCGACGCCGCCTCCGACCGGCGCCTCGGTGCGGTCGAAATCGCCGCCGAGCCGCACGAGTTGTGCTTCGACCCGACACAGCGACTGCTGTGGTGCACGACGACGTACCACTCGGGCTACTACCACGCGAACACCGGCCGGCGCACCGAGCTGACCGTCATCGACCCCGACACGCGCCGCATCGTCGAGGTCGTCGACCTGGCCCCGGAACACGGTCCGCACGGGCTGGCGCTGGACACCGCGCGGCGTCGCCTCTACGTCAGCGTGGAGGGGTCGGCGGACCGGCCCGGCGGTGTCGTGGTGATCGACACGGAGACCCGCCGGCCGCTCGGCAGGATCGACACGGACGCGCCCGGCCCGCACTGGTTCGCCCTCGACCCGACGGGCAGGACGGGTTACGCCACCAACAAGGAGGCGCCGTTCGTCTCGGTCGTCGACCTCGAACGGGGCGTCCTCACCGCGAAGGTCGAGGTGCCGGGCAGCGAGGGACTGGCCGTCTCCGCCGCACACGCCTACGTCGCCGCGCCCTACCTCGGCTCCCTCTCTCCCGACGCCGAGGACTCGCCGGCCACGGGCATCCGGGTCATCGACGCCCGGACGGCGTCCGTCACCGACATCCTGCCCACGGACAACGTCGTTTTGCCGGTGCACCTGACGTCGACGGGAATGCTGCTCGCGGGCGAGATCGGCAGCCAACCCGACCCGGTGTCCCCGTTCGGACGCCCCGCGCCGGGCCACCTCACGGTGTTCTCCACCGACACCCGCAAGCAGGTGGGCCGGCTGGAGGTGGGGATCTTCCCGCTCACCGTCACCTCGTCGCCCGACGGCCGGCTCGCCTACGTGGCCTGCGCCGTCTCGTCCACCGTCCACGTCATCGACCTGGAGACGCTGCAGGGCCTGGCCCGGCTGGACATCCCCAAGCTCGGCGAACCCGGCGCCCACGGCCTGGCCTACGTCCCCCGCCCGGCCTGA
- a CDS encoding carboxymuconolactone decarboxylase family protein, with amino-acid sequence MATASDAPVLDTIAAMTIDSIERCGMDDHTLILTRIAALVAMDAPAVSYLAHVDPAMKASMTIEQVQDVLVAIAPVVGTARVMSAAGHIAEAFGFAIALADSEAASIAQAEAQSRNKS; translated from the coding sequence ATGGCCACTGCGTCTGACGCTCCCGTTCTCGACACCATCGCCGCGATGACCATCGATTCCATCGAGCGCTGCGGCATGGACGACCACACACTCATCCTCACGCGCATCGCCGCACTCGTGGCCATGGACGCCCCGGCGGTCTCCTACCTGGCACATGTCGATCCCGCGATGAAGGCCAGCATGACGATCGAGCAAGTGCAGGACGTCCTTGTGGCGATCGCTCCCGTCGTGGGTACCGCACGTGTCATGTCGGCGGCCGGCCACATCGCCGAGGCATTCGGCTTCGCCATCGCGCTGGCCGATTCCGAGGCCGCCTCCATCGCGCAGGCGGAAGCACAGAGCCGGAACAAGTCCTGA
- a CDS encoding WXG100 family type VII secretion target, with protein sequence MAGGNIKISPDEMREASTWLQNQKELMQQSLHEANTKMDEMVEAAYATPGSESKFRPYWEEYKNGTEKAIEGLQGVSEFIKQVADAFVDTDDQTAGSIG encoded by the coding sequence ATGGCCGGCGGCAACATCAAGATCAGCCCGGACGAGATGCGGGAGGCGTCGACCTGGCTGCAGAACCAGAAGGAACTGATGCAGCAGAGCCTCCACGAGGCCAACACCAAGATGGACGAGATGGTCGAGGCCGCCTACGCCACCCCCGGCTCCGAGAGCAAGTTCCGTCCGTACTGGGAGGAGTACAAGAACGGCACGGAGAAGGCGATCGAGGGTCTGCAGGGCGTCAGTGAGTTCATCAAGCAGGTCGCCGACGCGTTCGTCGACACCGACGACCAGACGGCCGGCTCCATCGGCTGA
- a CDS encoding response regulator transcription factor, whose product MRIVVAEDLYLLRDGMVRLMEAYGHQVVATAATGPETLDALLTWRPDVAVVDVRMPPAQSDEGLRAALDARREVPGLPVLILSQHVEQLYARELLADGAGGIGYFLKESVFDADQFIDALERVAGGGTAMDPAVIGKLLSAGPSNRRLAALTAREHSVLGLMAEGLSNQAIGRRLFLSESAISKYTTSLFGKLGITDDDNSNRRVLAVLAYLNSP is encoded by the coding sequence ATGCGCATCGTTGTAGCCGAAGACCTCTACCTCCTGCGCGACGGAATGGTCCGCCTGATGGAGGCGTACGGACACCAGGTGGTGGCGACGGCGGCCACCGGGCCCGAGACGCTCGACGCGCTGCTGACGTGGCGGCCGGACGTCGCCGTCGTCGACGTCCGCATGCCGCCGGCCCAGTCGGACGAGGGCCTGCGGGCGGCCCTGGACGCCCGGCGGGAGGTGCCCGGCCTGCCGGTCCTGATCCTCTCCCAGCACGTCGAACAGCTCTACGCCCGCGAACTCCTGGCCGACGGCGCCGGCGGCATCGGCTACTTCCTCAAGGAGAGCGTCTTCGACGCGGACCAGTTCATCGACGCCCTGGAACGCGTCGCCGGTGGCGGGACCGCCATGGACCCGGCCGTCATCGGCAAGCTGCTGTCCGCCGGGCCCTCGAACCGACGGCTCGCCGCGCTCACCGCACGCGAACACTCGGTGCTCGGCCTCATGGCCGAAGGACTGTCCAACCAGGCCATCGGCCGGCGGCTCTTCCTCAGCGAGAGCGCCATCAGCAAATACACCACCTCCCTGTTCGGCAAGCTCGGCATCACCGACGACGACAACAGCAACCGCCGCGTCCTCGCCGTGCTGGCCTACCTCAACAGCCCGTGA
- a CDS encoding sensor histidine kinase has protein sequence MHQVRSWVASAAVGFVRACVVVAVTMLVPAVWAAAVALGIWWGAANPWSWLAPFVLVCVGTLALSRPVCRTVRHLVARWTATVLPDGYRQAGPVTQMSTGFWWNGFGYERTSRDALLDQRWRIRWRDPANWRDLRFTAIAPLTAGVVAAVPVAGVAAAVLGFSQSALPARLLGGLGLVVAVAGAPYAWRPVRPVAVRFLRASAAMALADRVDELTARRADATVTQAAEIRRIERDLHDGAQARLVALGLALATAEKLMATDPDRARALMREARAGAATSLTELRELVRGINPPVLNERGLVDAVRALALDSPLEAEVGADGQLRLDPPVESAVYFGIAELLTNAVKHARASRARISLARDAGDTAVVVEVEDDGRGGAEVRAGGGLAGLRRRLAVFDGTLEVTSPAGGPTRVRMVVPCASL, from the coding sequence ATGCATCAGGTGAGGTCGTGGGTGGCGAGTGCCGCCGTGGGGTTCGTGCGGGCGTGCGTGGTGGTGGCCGTCACCATGCTGGTCCCCGCCGTGTGGGCCGCCGCGGTGGCGCTGGGCATCTGGTGGGGGGCGGCGAACCCGTGGTCGTGGCTGGCGCCGTTCGTGCTGGTGTGCGTGGGCACGCTCGCCCTGTCCCGCCCGGTCTGCCGGACGGTCCGCCACCTCGTGGCGAGATGGACCGCCACCGTCCTTCCCGACGGATACCGGCAGGCCGGGCCGGTGACGCAGATGTCCACCGGGTTCTGGTGGAACGGCTTCGGCTACGAGCGCACCAGCCGTGACGCCCTCCTGGACCAGAGGTGGCGGATCCGGTGGCGCGACCCCGCCAACTGGCGCGACCTGCGGTTCACGGCGATCGCGCCGCTCACCGCGGGGGTGGTGGCGGCCGTTCCGGTGGCCGGGGTCGCGGCGGCGGTCCTCGGGTTCTCCCAGTCGGCGCTTCCCGCGCGCCTGCTCGGCGGGCTCGGCCTGGTCGTGGCCGTCGCCGGCGCCCCGTACGCCTGGCGGCCCGTGCGGCCGGTGGCCGTCCGCTTCCTGCGCGCCTCGGCCGCGATGGCGCTGGCGGACCGGGTGGACGAGCTGACGGCCCGGCGCGCGGACGCCACGGTCACCCAGGCCGCCGAGATCCGCCGGATCGAGCGGGACCTGCACGACGGCGCGCAGGCCCGGCTGGTCGCGCTGGGGCTCGCCCTGGCGACCGCGGAGAAGCTCATGGCGACCGACCCCGACCGGGCCAGGGCGCTGATGCGGGAAGCACGGGCCGGCGCCGCCACGTCGCTGACCGAGCTCCGCGAACTGGTCAGGGGCATCAACCCGCCGGTGCTGAACGAGCGGGGGCTCGTCGACGCCGTTCGCGCGCTCGCCCTGGACAGCCCGCTCGAAGCGGAGGTCGGCGCCGACGGACAGCTCCGCCTGGACCCGCCCGTCGAGTCCGCGGTGTACTTCGGGATCGCCGAACTGCTGACCAACGCGGTCAAGCACGCCCGCGCCTCCCGGGCGCGGATCTCCCTCGCCCGGGACGCCGGTGACACCGCGGTCGTCGTGGAGGTCGAGGACGACGGCCGCGGCGGGGCCGAGGTGCGCGCCGGGGGCGGACTCGCGGGGCTGCGCCGCCGCCTCGCGGTCTTCGACGGCACCCTGGAGGTCACCAGCCCGGCCGGCGGCCCGACCCGCGTGAGAATGGTGGTGCCATGCGCATCGTTGTAG
- a CDS encoding LysR family transcriptional regulator — protein sequence MDLNLLRALDALLQENSVTRAAERLGTSPAAASRMLARLRRAVGDPLLVRAGQEMVPTPRALELREEVAALLRGCDNVLRPGAGFDAVHLRRTFTVQATDLILVGLAGTLTDRIRAEAPHVDVVFLPEALEGGPALRQGLVDVELGVLGHLDPEIRTRPLTRMTPVGVARSGHPLFDGRIDARRFAAADHIGISRHGKRLGPIDDALAERGLRRRLAVVVPSHTSAMMLARNSDLVALTLADWLPDTLAALGLRAFSLPLDLAPVELGMAWHPRNASDPGHRWFRDHLAAAVLDPSGT from the coding sequence ATGGACCTCAATCTGCTGCGCGCCCTGGACGCGCTGCTCCAGGAGAACAGCGTGACCCGCGCCGCGGAGCGACTCGGCACGTCACCCGCCGCGGCCAGCCGCATGCTGGCCCGGCTCCGCCGTGCCGTCGGTGACCCGCTGCTCGTCCGCGCGGGCCAGGAGATGGTCCCCACGCCGCGCGCCCTGGAACTCCGGGAGGAGGTCGCCGCGTTGCTGCGCGGCTGCGACAACGTCCTGCGGCCCGGGGCCGGTTTCGACGCGGTGCACCTCCGGCGCACCTTCACCGTGCAGGCCACCGACCTGATCCTGGTGGGGCTGGCCGGGACGTTGACCGACCGGATCCGGGCGGAGGCCCCGCACGTGGACGTGGTCTTCCTGCCGGAGGCGCTGGAGGGCGGCCCCGCGCTCCGGCAGGGCTTGGTGGACGTCGAACTGGGCGTCCTCGGCCACCTCGATCCGGAGATCCGCACCCGGCCGCTCACGAGGATGACGCCGGTCGGCGTCGCCCGCAGCGGTCATCCGCTCTTCGACGGGCGGATCGACGCCCGCCGTTTCGCCGCGGCCGACCACATCGGCATCTCTCGGCACGGCAAGCGCCTCGGCCCCATCGACGACGCCCTCGCCGAACGCGGACTGCGGCGCCGGCTCGCGGTCGTCGTACCCAGCCACACGAGCGCGATGATGCTCGCCCGGAACAGCGACCTCGTGGCGCTCACCCTGGCCGACTGGCTCCCCGACACCCTCGCCGCGCTGGGGCTGCGCGCCTTCTCCCTCCCCCTCGACCTGGCACCCGTCGAGCTCGGCATGGCCTGGCACCCCCGCAACGCGTCCGACCCGGGGCACCGCTGGTTCCGTGACCACCTGGCGGCCGCGGTCCTGGACCCGTCGGGGACGTAG
- a CDS encoding SHOCT domain-containing protein has product MTADTTLAYDYPLLGVFWSMLWVFLWVIWIFLLVRIIVDIFRDDTMNGWGKGGWLIFVLVLPFLGVFVYLLARGKGMGKREAQHALAQKRELDSYIRETAGAGKSSEVEELARLSEIKARGDLTEEEFQRAKEKILH; this is encoded by the coding sequence ATGACCGCTGACACCACCCTGGCCTACGACTACCCACTGCTGGGCGTCTTCTGGAGCATGCTGTGGGTCTTTCTCTGGGTCATCTGGATATTTCTGCTCGTCCGGATCATCGTGGACATCTTCCGGGACGACACGATGAACGGATGGGGCAAGGGAGGGTGGCTGATCTTCGTGCTCGTCCTCCCCTTCCTGGGCGTCTTCGTCTACCTCCTGGCGCGCGGCAAGGGCATGGGGAAGCGCGAGGCACAGCACGCCCTGGCGCAGAAGCGGGAACTCGACAGTTACATCCGTGAGACCGCCGGAGCCGGGAAATCCAGCGAGGTCGAGGAACTGGCGAGGCTGTCCGAGATCAAGGCCAGAGGCGATCTCACGGAGGAAGAATTCCAGCGCGCCAAGGAAAAGATCCTGCATTGA
- a CDS encoding DUF4142 domain-containing protein, with translation MKSHARNPRTTSRRGRLMAAAVALVAVVAAVSVWLTQRNSSANESVSANLPAAGAVQAAPQSSNTGALTALDKLFLTKVRQAGLWEMPAGRLAQTHASSEAIKRAGMHLLDGHSKLDQLDREDSEALNVPIPDQASAEQQGWVEQLKNAQGHAFDQLFVDLLRASHGKIFITIGEVRASTKNDLIRRLATQANNTVQDHMDVLEDTGLVRDTTLDDVASTIPK, from the coding sequence ATGAAATCGCACGCGCGGAATCCGCGGACCACATCCCGTCGTGGCCGCCTGATGGCCGCTGCCGTCGCACTCGTGGCAGTGGTCGCCGCCGTATCCGTGTGGCTCACGCAGAGAAACAGTTCCGCCAACGAGTCGGTCTCCGCGAACCTCCCGGCGGCGGGGGCCGTCCAGGCCGCCCCTCAGTCGAGCAACACCGGCGCACTCACCGCGCTGGACAAGCTCTTCCTCACCAAGGTCCGGCAGGCCGGCCTGTGGGAGATGCCGGCGGGCCGGCTCGCCCAGACGCACGCGTCGAGCGAAGCCATCAAACGCGCGGGGATGCACCTGCTCGACGGGCACAGCAAGCTCGACCAACTGGACCGCGAGGACTCCGAGGCATTGAACGTGCCGATCCCGGACCAGGCCAGCGCGGAACAACAGGGCTGGGTCGAGCAGTTGAAGAATGCCCAGGGCCACGCCTTCGACCAGCTCTTCGTGGACCTGCTCCGGGCATCCCACGGCAAGATATTCATCACCATCGGTGAAGTCCGCGCAAGCACCAAGAACGATTTGATACGGCGCTTGGCGACGCAGGCGAACAACACCGTCCAGGACCATATGGACGTCCTGGAGGACACCGGTCTCGTCCGGGACACCACCCTCGACGACGTCGCCTCGACCATTCCCAAGTGA
- a CDS encoding DUF6445 family protein, whose product MPPRPAAPTLPVLPYRKPTRGRDYWVLDDVLPDPGAVRERCLDRNDWTEGYPHKPESWPGLRTMPALEPGELARVEKLVRKATGAPRIWAERPAGGGTVNHNCVQVVGAGECEPRPHTDSRSLCRYAAVLYLNPLVTRDFGTSFCRQRLPGGALGGNQVAAPHNNLVDALGTRYVAPDSFVEDLRVPHRLNRLLLYSANLIHTATGYCGTTLEEKRMTAVFFWMA is encoded by the coding sequence ATGCCCCCACGCCCCGCTGCCCCCACCCTTCCGGTCCTCCCGTACCGCAAACCGACCCGTGGCCGGGACTACTGGGTCCTGGACGACGTGCTGCCGGACCCGGGTGCCGTACGGGAACGCTGCCTGGACCGGAACGACTGGACCGAGGGATACCCCCACAAGCCCGAGAGCTGGCCGGGCCTGCGCACCATGCCGGCCCTGGAACCCGGCGAGTTGGCCCGTGTCGAGAAGCTGGTGAGAAAGGCGACCGGTGCCCCGAGGATCTGGGCCGAACGTCCCGCCGGCGGCGGTACCGTCAACCACAACTGCGTCCAGGTCGTCGGTGCGGGCGAGTGCGAGCCCCGCCCGCACACCGACTCCCGCAGCCTCTGCCGCTACGCGGCCGTGCTGTACCTCAACCCCCTGGTCACCCGGGACTTCGGTACCAGCTTCTGCCGCCAGCGCCTCCCGGGCGGCGCACTCGGCGGCAACCAGGTGGCCGCTCCGCACAACAACCTGGTCGACGCGCTCGGGACCCGCTATGTCGCACCGGACTCCTTCGTCGAGGACCTCCGCGTCCCGCACCGCCTCAACCGGTTGCTGCTCTACTCCGCGAACCTGATACACACGGCCACCGGTTACTGCGGCACGACCCTGGAGGAGAAACGGATGACGGCGGTCTTCTTCTGGATGGCCTGA